The Castanea sativa cultivar Marrone di Chiusa Pesio chromosome 11, ASM4071231v1 genome contains a region encoding:
- the LOC142615450 gene encoding L-tryptophan--pyruvate aminotransferase 1-like: MVSTKSLVAATSIKCNSDDKCSLASANGTRTSSLSSSDSVLNLSLGDPMMFEPFWKKMSDKYNVTIGGGDLMSYFSDGNNVCWFLEPELGAAIRRLHGVVGNAVTDDRYIVVGTGSSQLFQALLYAFTTPGGPEPVSVVSSAPYYSAYAEVVGFLRSELYKWEGDAYKFNKKGAYIEVVNSPNNPDGTLREAVVMNRTGNGNGKLIYDFAYYWPQFTAITGAADYDNMLFTISKCTGHAGSRIGWALVKDKDIAKKMTEYITISSIGVSKESQFRVAKIIEVVCNGSQNVGSVKSENFFEYGRKILSERWQKLRETIQNSEYLILSKYPQEHCLFSGKLVETLSAYAWLESKDNTKDCNEFLRGLKIIGKSGKICGAHQKFARVNLMCREEEFNQFIERLSATRGKGVINGH; the protein is encoded by the exons ATGGTATCTACAAAGTCTCTAGTAGCAGCCACATCCATCAAGTGCAATTCTGATGATAAATGCTCGTTGGCCTCAGCTAATGGCACAAGGACTTCCAGTCTCAGTTCTTCAGACTCGGTTCTCAATCTTAGTTT GGGTGATCCAATGATGTTTGAGCCATTCTGGAAAAAGATGAGTGATAAGTATAATGTGACAATTGGTGGGGGTGACTTAATGAGCTATTTCAGTGATGGTAACAATGTATGCTGGTTTTTGGAGCCTGAACTGGGCGCAGCAATAAGGAGATTGCATGGTGTGGTGGGAAATGCAGTGACGGATGATCGGTACATCGTGGTAGGGACAGGATCATCACAGCTCTTCCAAGCTTTGCTTTACGCTTTCACGACTCCTGGTGGCCCTGAGCCAGTTAGTGTTGTGTCTTCTGCCCCTTACTACTCG GCATATGCTGAAGTGGTAGGTTTCCTAAGGTCAGAGCTGTACAAATGGGAGGGTGATGCATATAAGTTTAACAAGAAAGGAGCATACATAGAGGTGGTGAATTCACCAAACAACCCAGATGGAACTCTTAGAGAAGCTGTGGTGATGAACCGTACTGGCAATGGAAATGGAAAACTCATCTATGACTTTGCCTACTACTGGCCACAATTCACAGCTATTACTGGTGCAGCTGATTATGATAACATGCTCTTTACGATTTCCAAATGCACTGGACATGCCGGTTCCCGCATTGG TTGGGCTCTTGTTAAGGATAAAGATATTGCTAAGAAGATGACTGAATACATAACGATCAGCTCAATCGGCGTATCAAAAGAATCACAGTTCAGGGTTGCAAAAATCATAGAAGTAGTTTGTAATGGCAGCCAAAATGTTGGGTCAGTCAAATCAGAGAACTTCTTTGAATATGGGCGAAAAATACTATCTGAAAGATGGCAAAAATTAAGGGAAACTATTCAAAATAGTGAATATCTGATTTTGTCCAAGTATCCACAAGAGCACTGCCTCTTTAGTGGCAAGCTTGTTGAAACATTGTCCG CCTATGCATGGTTGGAGAGTAAAGACAACACAAAGGATTGTAACGAATTTTTAAGAGGATTAAAGATCATTGGAAAAAGTGGGAAGATTTGCGGTGCCCATCAAAAGTTTGCAAGGGTTAACTTGATGTGCAGGGAAGAGGAGTTTAACCAATTCATAGAAAGACTATCGGCCACTAGGGGCAAGGGGGTTATCAATGGACATTAG
- the LOC142615873 gene encoding cationic peroxidase 1-like: MAPLFPVPSVLTTMIKSCLLFSLLVGMVSAQLSSTFYAKSCPNALSTIKSAIDSAISSEARMGASLIRLHFHDCFVNGCDASVLLDKTATEPGEKNVGPNPSLRGYEVIDTIKSQLENLCPGVVSCADILAVAARDSAVALSAPSWSWTVDLGRRDSATASSAAVTGNIPPPTLDLSGLISAFSKKGFTAKEMVALSGIHSVGQASCRNFRTRIYNETNIDSSYATSLKSVCPSTGGDNNLAPLDVTTPTTFDNNYYTNLINKKGLLHSDQQLFSGGSTDSIVTTYSKNVGNLIKDFANAMVKMGRLSPLTGTSGQIRKNCRIAN, translated from the exons ATGGCTCCCTTGTTCCCTGTCCCATCAGTTCTCACCACCATGATTAAGTCCTGCCTGCTATTTTCACTTCTTGTGGGTATGGTTTCTGCTCAGTTGTCCTCAACTTTCTATGCAAAATCATGCCCTAATGCCCTTTCCACCATTAAATCTGCTATAGACTCTGCAATATCAAGTGAGGCACGAATGGGAGCATCCTTGATTCGCCTGCACTTTCATGACTGCTTTGTTAAT GGATGTGATGCATCCGTACTCTTGGACAAAACAGCAACTGAACCAGGGGAGAAAAATGTTGGTCCAAATCCTTCACTAAGGGGATATGAAGTAATAGACACTATCAAATCTCAATTGGAGAATTTATGCCCCGGTGTTGTATCTTGTGCTGATATCTTAGCCGTTGCTGCAAGAGATTCAGCTGTTGCT CTGAGTGCACCTAGCTGGTCATGGACTGTTGATTTGGGAAGAAGAGATTCTGCCACAGCAAGTTCTGCTGCTGTTACTGGCAACATCCCACCTCCAACATTAGATCTTAGTGGCCTTATTAGcgccttctcaaaaaaaggttTCACTGCCAAAGAAATGGTGGCTCTATCAG GAATTCACTCGGTCGGCCAAGCAAGTTGCAGAAACTTCCGAACCAGGATTTACAATGAAACCAACATAGATTCCTCATATGCAACTTCATTGAAATCAGTTTGTCCAAGCACTGGCGGTGACAACAATCTTGCCCCTCTAGATGTAACTACTCCAACAACCTTTGACAATAATTACTACACGAATTTGATAAACAAAAAGGGTCTCTTGCACTCGGATCAGCAACTCTTTAGTGGAGGTTCTACTGATTCCATAGTTACCACTTACAGCAAAAATGTGGGAAACCTCATAAAAGACTTTGCCAACGCAATGGTGAAGATGGGAAGACTGAGTCCACTCACAGGCACAAGCGGCCAAATAAGGAAAAATTGCAGGATAGCCAACTGA